Proteins encoded together in one bacterium window:
- a CDS encoding ABC transporter permease has protein sequence MSNAMTIFRREFGSYFNSPIAYIFIIAFLVLNSGLYMTGFFLSGAADLRGFFGNLPIFLIFFIPAVSMRLWAEDKRTGTFELLMTLPMPTRDVMLGKYLAALAFYLVALLGTLPLPIMVGALGNPDTGAMLSGYIGATLLGALYLAVGMFTSGLMRDQISAVILGIMACFLVFILGVPSVSATIDGWVPGLGSLLQHYLGLADHFDMMLRGVIALGDLAYFLGLTAVFLTLNALWLEGRKY, from the coding sequence ATGTCCAATGCCATGACCATCTTCCGCCGCGAGTTCGGCTCGTACTTCAACAGCCCCATCGCCTACATCTTCATCATCGCCTTCCTGGTGCTGAATTCGGGGCTCTACATGACGGGCTTCTTCCTCTCGGGCGCCGCCGACCTGCGCGGCTTCTTCGGGAACCTGCCCATCTTCCTGATCTTCTTCATCCCCGCCGTGAGCATGCGGCTGTGGGCCGAGGACAAGCGCACCGGCACCTTCGAGCTGCTGATGACGCTGCCCATGCCCACGCGCGACGTCATGCTGGGCAAGTACCTGGCCGCCCTGGCCTTCTACCTGGTGGCCCTGCTGGGCACGCTGCCCCTGCCGATCATGGTCGGCGCCCTGGGCAACCCCGACACGGGGGCCATGCTCTCGGGCTACATCGGGGCCACGCTCCTCGGCGCGCTCTACCTCGCGGTGGGCATGTTCACCAGCGGCCTCATGCGCGACCAGATCTCGGCCGTGATCCTCGGCATCATGGCCTGCTTCCTGGTCTTCATCCTGGGCGTGCCCAGCGTCTCGGCCACCATCGACGGCTGGGTGCCGGGCCTCGGCTCGCTGCTGCAGCACTACCTCGGCCTGGCCGACCACTTCGACATGATGCTGCGCGGGGTGATCGCCCTGGGCGACCTGGCCTACTTCCTGGGCCTGACCGCGGTCTTCCTGACCCTCAACGCCCTGTGGCTGGAAGGGAGGAAGTACTAG
- a CDS encoding ATP-binding cassette domain-containing protein translates to MIEVRGITKSFGTMRALDDVSFRIDKGEILGFLGPNGAGKSTTMKIITTFLAPDAGSVTVDGIDVLKDPLAVRHRIGYLPENVPLYLDMNVHEYLRFVGEARGLRGARLASRLDWCVEACGLVTEFKKTIGELSKGYKQRTGLAQALIHDPEILILDEPTSGLDPLQILGIRELIKSLAGQKTIIFSTHILQEVSPVTGRVVIINEGGIIADGDVHGLAREAMGSNRVRVGARQFADAVETDLRGLAEVTGVAPLLRPAGEPDGCRFEVRGPFDRDLVGAIDRLAREKGWELTELHEATFSLEDTFIALTRRAREAREAARKGVA, encoded by the coding sequence ATGATCGAAGTTCGTGGCATCACGAAATCCTTCGGGACCATGCGCGCGCTCGACGACGTCAGCTTCCGGATCGACAAAGGCGAGATCCTGGGCTTCCTGGGCCCCAACGGCGCCGGCAAGAGCACGACCATGAAGATCATCACCACCTTCCTGGCCCCGGACGCGGGCTCGGTCACGGTGGATGGGATCGACGTCCTCAAGGACCCCCTCGCGGTGCGCCACCGCATCGGCTACCTGCCCGAGAACGTGCCGCTGTACCTGGACATGAACGTGCACGAGTACCTGCGCTTCGTGGGCGAGGCCCGCGGCCTGCGCGGCGCCCGGCTCGCGAGCCGGCTCGACTGGTGCGTCGAGGCCTGCGGCCTCGTGACCGAATTCAAGAAGACCATCGGCGAGCTCTCCAAGGGCTACAAGCAGCGCACCGGCCTGGCCCAGGCGCTGATCCACGACCCGGAGATCCTCATCCTCGACGAGCCCACCAGCGGCCTCGACCCCCTGCAGATCCTGGGCATCCGCGAGCTGATCAAGAGCCTCGCCGGGCAGAAGACGATCATCTTCTCGACCCACATCCTGCAGGAGGTGAGCCCGGTCACGGGCCGCGTGGTGATCATCAACGAGGGCGGCATCATCGCCGACGGCGACGTGCACGGCCTGGCCCGCGAGGCCATGGGCAGCAACCGCGTCCGCGTGGGCGCCCGCCAGTTCGCCGACGCGGTCGAGACCGACCTGCGCGGCCTGGCCGAGGTGACCGGGGTCGCGCCCCTGCTGCGGCCGGCGGGCGAGCCGGACGGCTGCCGCTTCGAGGTGCGCGGGCCCTTCGACCGCGATCTGGTCGGCGCCATCGACCGCCTCGCCCGCGAGAAGGGCTGGGAGCTGACCGAGCTGCACGAGGCCACCTTCAGCCTCGAGGACACCTTCATCGCCCTGACGCGCCGCGCCCGCGAGGCCCGCGAGGCCGCCCGGAAGGGGGTGGCGTAG